TCAGCAGCCTTCATTTTTAAAAGAGGATCGAGCCAAGGACGAATCATTACCATTGTTTGGGTACTCAAATAAATTGCCCCCAGAACTGCTTCAAAAGCATCAGCAACGCGAGAAATTTTCCCCGCATCATCAGCAGCCGCACTCGGAGAAACTAACAAATAGCGTTCCAAACCAAAACAGTCAGCAAACTCAGCCAAACAGCGATCGCTAACCAAAATCGAACGAATTGCCGCAAACTCCCCCACCGGACAATTAGGATAAGTTTCCCATAACACCTCCGAAGCTGCCAAACGCACGACCGCATCCCCGACAAACTCCAACTGGTCATAATTTGCGTCTCTCGAAACGCTAGGATGAGTCAGTGCTAAATCCAGCAACGAGAAATCGATCTTTTCGGTATTAGTTAATCCCAACTTGAATAAGAACTTTTCTAGTTCCTTGCTACGCCTAGAGTCTTGAATCATTGCTCCTTTGAATAGCGATCGCGCCGATAAATCATTAGTCAACTCACCCCTCCCACAAGGGCTACGGTGTACACACAAGT
The genomic region above belongs to Oscillatoria salina IIICB1 and contains:
- the rnc gene encoding ribonuclease III codes for the protein MIQDSRRSKELEKFLFKLGLTNTEKIDFSLLDLALTHPSVSRDANYDQLEFVGDAVVRLAASEVLWETYPNCPVGEFAAIRSILVSDRCLAEFADCFGLERYLLVSPSAAADDAGKISRVADAFEAVLGAIYLSTQTMVMIRPWLDPLLKMKAAEVRQDPARQNYKDALQEWSQGNYKLLPEYRVRETRQKHDDRDRFTAEVWLEDRHLGTGTGRSKKAAEQAAAKQAYRKFLV